AAAATGGAAATATTCGCTGCGATGGTCTATCGTTTGGATCAAAGTATCGGAGAGCTGTTAGACCGCTTGGAAAAGAACGGACAATTAGATAATACGCTAATCGTCTTCCTTTCTGATAACGGTGCGCCGGCTGAGGATTTGGTTCGCTGGCATCATGGTTCGGATAGGAATAAGGGCGCTATTGGGACGGTTACTTCCTATGAATCGCAGAGTAAGAATTGGTCATATGCAAGTAACACACCGTTTAAAGCTTTTAAAGACTACATGTATGAAGGTGGTATCAATACGCCGTTCATCGCTTGGTTCCCCGGAAGAATTCAACAGGGAGAAATCAAACAAGGTACTGGACATATAATCGACTTAGCACCTACGTTCTATGAATTAGCGAATGCAAAGTATCCGGAAGCTTATAAGGCGACGAAGGTTAATGCGCTCGCAGGTAAAAGTTTATTACCACTGCTTACCAGCGAAAGCCAACAGGTGCTTCGAGAGGAAGGTCTTTTCTGGGAGCGTGCGGGGAACAGAGCAGCGAGGGTAGGGAAGTGGAAGTTGGTTTCGACTTGGCCGTCGCAAACCTGGGAATTATATGATTTGGAGAGCGACCCGACGGAGACGAGAAATATTGCGGATAAAAATGAGGACGTCGTATCCCGACTGGCACAGGCTTATGCAAATTGGGCAAAAGAAACAGGTGTTGTGGACTTCGCGGAATTAGAAAGTAAAGAGCCTGCATCCATGAAAGAGTTCCGGAAAAGCAAAGTGCAGGAAGTAGAATAGGGATTAAGCGAGCAGGTAGAACTAGTTTAATACCGTCCTTTGTTATTTTTTTTCTGAAATTGTCTGTTATCAATGGTCTTCAAGAACTTTCATTTCTGTTGATGATTCAATGAAAACATGAAAGTTTTTTCAAACATTTCTAAATTAATTCTATTTTAGAAAAGTAAAAGATAATTAATAACTATGGCATCAGGCATATTTGCGGTATTGGATGATATCGCTGCATTAATGGACGACGTGGCGGTAGCCAGTAAGTTGGCAACACGTAAGACTGCAGGTATTTTAGGAGACGATTTAGCCGTTAATGCAGAAAAAGCTACTGGATTTTTAGCAACCCGTGAGATTCCGGTGCTATGGGCAATTACCAAAGGCTCTTTTATCAATAAACTGATCATTGTGCCGATTGCATTGATCCTGAATGCAATATTTCCAATAGCGATCAAGTATATCTTGATCCTCGGTGGTTTTTACTTGGCTTACGAGGGGGTAGAAAAGATTGTTCATTACCTGTTCCATCGTAAGAAAGAAGGCCATGAGGTTATCCAGAAGAATGTAGAGCAGGGGGAGATTGCAGAGAACGCGAAGATAAAGTCTGCTATTACCACTGACTTTATCTTATCGGTGGAGATTGTGATCATCGCCCTAGGAACCGTGTTAGACCAATCTTTGACGATTCAGATTCTAACGGTTTCTGTAGTAGCTATTATCGCTACGATAGGTGTCTATGGGATTGTGGCGCTAATTGTGCGCATGGACGATATGGGATATAGCCTGATCAAGCGTTCCAACGATAAGGGATTTGCTGCTAAGTTCGGGCATGCTTTAGTGAAGTTATTACCCTTAGTAATTAAATCCTTAGGCGTAATTGGAACGATTGCTTTATTGATGGTATCAGGAGATATTTTTGTTCATAATATCGACTATCTACACCATATGTTACCAAGCCTACCGGGTATTGTTAAATCAATTGCTGCAGCAATCGTTGGTGGTTTGATAGCTTTGGGATTGGTGACTGTTGGTAAAGCTTTGTTCGGCAAGAAAGAAAAAGCGCACGCTTAAGATTCCTCAGGAAAGTAAACTTAAAATAAATAGATCAAGAGAGAGTTCTTATAGTAAGGGCTCTCTCTTTATTTTTTGCTGAAAGTGTTCTTTTCAAAACACCATCAAGAAGCTTTATCCCTGTTGATGCTTCAAAGTATCCATTAAAGTTTTTATGAAGAAAACCTGTTTTATCAGGTTTAAACGCTATTTGTAAAGCGTTCTGAACAAATACTCCCCCTTTTAAACCGATATCAACACCTAAAACGTCAGTTCTGCATGCATCTTCGTTCTACTGATTTAGAACCTATTTGTTATGCTGAGAAAAACTTATCTATCGTTTATTCTTTTTATCGGGCTTTCAATTATTGGGAATCTGCAGGCTCAAACTAGTCAGCGGCTTATCAATGATTGGGAGTTTTTGCGCTCTGATCTTGGGGGGATATGGGAGGGGATTCGTCCTGTTCCTGCCGGAGCGCCTGAGTCTGTTCCTATATGGTCCAAGGTGCAGTTGCCACATACCTACAATGCGTCGGATGCGGTGGATCCGCATGAGAATTATTATCAGGGTCCGGCATGGTACAGAACCAACCTATCAATAAATAACCCTTATTCCGACGGACGTGTTATTTTGCACTTCGAAGGAGCTGGCCAAAAGAGCAACGTCTATGTCTACGATCAATTAGTTACAGAGCATGTCGGTGGTTATGATGAGTGGTATGCGGATATTACGGATGCAGTAGCGAAGTTTAGGGCATCGGAAGACGCGAAGCGCTTTAATGGAAAAGTGCCTGTGTTGATTAGAACAGATAATTCCAGAGATTTGGAGATGATTCCTTCAGATCTTTCGGATTTTACACTGTTTGGAGGGCTGTATCGTTATGTCAATTTGGTATATGCACCGAAGCTTTCGGTACAACATATTTTCTCGGAAATCAATCTTCAGCCTAATTTAAAGGGGGCTAAGGTGACTCTCAAAGGACGTTTTTGGAATCCTGAAGGTATAAAGGAAGCTTCATTGCAAACAAAGATATTTGATCCTAAAGGGAAGGAAATCATTAATAAGAAACAAACTGTTTCGATTTCGAATGATGGTAATTTCAATCTTGAACCTCTTGCTGTATCCAATCCTAGTTTATGGAGTCCCAACCAGCCGAATCTATATCGTGTGGAGATCTCGGCGATCGTAGGAAAGGATACAGCTATTTTAAAGGAGCATATCGGCTTCCGATCTTTTGAATTTGTTGCATCGGGTCCATTTCATCTGAATGGCGAACGCCTTTTGCTGCGTGGTACGCATCGACATGAGGACCATGCGGGTGTAGGGCAAGCGATGACAGAGGAGCAGATTTGGCAAGAGATGCGGATGATGAAGGACATGGGGGTAAACTTTATTCGATTAGGACATTACCAGCAGTCGAGGATAGTTTTGGAAGCTTGCGACCAACTAGGAATATTGGTTTGGGAGGAGATTCCATGGTGTCGCGGTGGGTTGGGCGGCCCTGTATATCAGGAGCAAGCGCGCCGGATGCTCACTAATATGATTGAGCAGCATTATAATCATCCGTCCATTATTATTTGGGGACTTGGAAACGAGAATGATTGGCCCGGCGACTTTAATGAGTTCGACCAACAGAAGATAAGGACCTTTATGACTGAGTTACATCAGTTATCTCATAAACTTGATGACTCCAGAAAGACAGCGATTCGCCGTTGTGATTTCTGTAGAGATATTGTAGATGTCTATTCGCCTTCTATTTGGGCAGGTTGGTATCGTGGGGTATATACGGATTACAAGACAGCTAGTAGAACCGAGTTTGAGCGGGTTAGTCACTTCCTGCATGTCGAATGGGGTGGGGATAGTCATGCGCGAAGACATTCGGAGACACCTGATGAAGGGCTTTCGGAAGTGATGCGCAGTACCTCGGCAGATGAGCGCGCAGGTGATGCGTCGCTTTTCGGTGGGCCGGCGAGAGTATCAAAAGATGGCGATTGGAGTGAGAGCTACATCGTAAATCTAATTGATTGGCACCTGAAAGAACAAGAAACCATGCCTTGGTTGACCGGTACTGCATACTGGCCATTTAAGGATTTTACGACGCCGGTTCGTCCAGAGAACCCCGTCCCTTATATGAATCAAAAGGGGGTTGTTGAAAGAAACTTGAATAAGAAGGAATCATACTATGTTTTCCAATCCTATTGGACGGAGGAGCCTATGGTTCGTATCTATGGTCATAGCTGGCCAACGCGATGGGGTGATGAAGGGCAGGAAAGAATGGTTAAAGTGTACTCGAACGCGGAAGAAGTGGAACTTTTTCACAATGGTATAAGCCTCGGAAAGAAAAAGCGTGATTCGCAGGACTTCCCTGCAGCTGGACTGCGATGGATGGTGAAATTTGAAAAAGGGAAGAATGAACTGAAGGCGATCGCGAGGAAAGGGAAGGTAGTGATATCGGATGAGCTAGTTCAAGATTACCAAACCGAGAAATGGGGTAAACCAGCTAGCATAAGCTTGAATGCCATTGAAACTAAAGGCGATACTGTGCTATTGGAAGCTAAGTTTCTCGATGCAAAAGGAGTTCCAGTATTAGATAGTCGCGATTATTTGGAGTTTGCATCCGCAGGCGATGGATATCTTATCGTCAACCAGGGTACATCGGATGGGAGCAGTAGATTACAGGCTTATAACGGCCGTGCGCTTATCCGTTTTGTGCGAACAGGAAAGCATGCCGTCGTATCGGTGAAAGGCGATTATATCAAATCGACACTAATCAATATTACTGGTGAAGACAGAGATTTGACGACTACTGTCGTTAATAAACTCCGTCCAGAGGTTTTAGCGGCAGCGGATAAAGCCTTAGAGGAGCCCATCAGGACGATTACTTCGGCTACCAGCGAGCGTAGTTTAGGGACGAAGAATGACTTCTATTCGGAAGGAGACTATTGGTGGCCAAATCCAGAGGATAACGATGGTCCTTATATCCGTAAAGATGGCATGAGCAATCCCGATAACTTTGTAGCACATCGGGAGCTTGTGATGCGATACGGTGATATCATTAGCGATCTGGTTTCCGGATGGTTGCTAACGAAAGATGATCGCTATGCGAAGCGAGCAATGGAACATGCAAAGGCTTGGTTCGTCGATAAAAATACACGTATGAACCCTTCGATGAACTATGCGCAAGCCATCAAGGGTGTAGCAAGTGGGAGAGGTATCGGATTAATTGATGGAATTCATTTTGTCGAAGTAGCGCGCTCGCTAGAACACTTAAAAACTGCTGGCAAGCTCAATGAGAAAGACGGAAAAGCGATTGAAGAATGGTTTGCTTCTTATTTAAACTGGATGAATACCCATCCCTATGGACTGGACGAAAAGGCTACTAAGAACAATCACGCTTCCTGTTGGTTATTGCAAGCAGCAGCATTCGCTCGCTATACAAATAATCAGGCTATGCTAGACTCCTGCGTTCAACGCTATCAGCAGGTCATATTACCCAATCAGATGGCTAGTAACGGCAGTTTTCCGTTGGAGATCGAAAGAACAAAGCCATATGGATATTCACTTTTCAACTTAGATATCTTTGCGGGTATTACGCGTATTCTGCAGAAGCATAATTCGCAGGCAGCCGAGATTACCGTAGATGGGAAGAATTTAGAAAAGGGTATTGATTTCATGTTCCCATATGTGGTAGACAAGACGAAATGGCCTTATGAAAAGGATGTAATGTATTGGGATAATTGGCCAATTGCCCATCCTTTTTTACTGTTCGGTGCATTAGATTTTCAACGGGAAGACTTGTTGAATACCTGGTTGAAGCTGCCGTTAGATTATAGTGAATTAGAAGTACGCAGAAATTCGCCGATGAGGCATCCATTAATCTGGATTCTCTAAAAACAGGTGTAGGATTGCAAATAAAGCAATTTCTACCCCTATTTGAGCAATTTCTACCCCTAATAAATATTAACCAATCAAGACATTTGTCTAACCCGGGTCTGCTCGGGCACTTATTTTATCCAAATTAAAACCTATCAGTTATGATGAGATCATGCATCCACCTCAGTAGGAGCTGCTGTATCATAATTGGACTTATTTTTCTTGTTCAATTATCATATGCGCAAGCTTTACGAACTATTCAAGGAGTGGTACGTCTGCAAGACGGAACTGCTGCTGCCAATGTCAGTGTATCCATTAAAAACAGTCAACAAGAGACTTCAACAAATGAAGCTGGGGACTTTCGTTTGCAAGCTTCGAATGCAGCTGTTCTGCAATTTAGACTCCTTGGTTATCAAACGCAGGAGGTTACTGTCGGAACACAATCGACCATCAATGTTGTTTTAGTTGAAAATCAAGAGAACCTCGATGAGGTTGTGGTGGTCGGCTATGGCACGCAAAAGAAAGTTAATCTAAGCGGTGCGGTAAGCCAAGTAGCAGGGGAAGAGCTTGTCGACCGTCCAAATGTTAACCTTACGTCTGCCTTACAGGGTGTTTTGCCGGGAGTCGCAGTAACGCGAAGTAGCGGTAATCCTGGTGATGAAGGCAGTGGTATCCGTGTTCGTGGCTTTAGTTCTGCGAATAGTATGTCAGCCTTGGTATTAGTAGACGGTATTGAAATGGACCTCAACCTGATCAATCCTGATGACGTAGAGTCTATATCGGTTCTTAAGGATGCGTCAGCATCGGCAATCTATGGAGCAAGAGCTGCAGGAGGTGTCATCTTAGTTACGACGAAGAAGGGAAAAGCAGGTAAGCCGGTAGTGAATTACAATAATTACTACGGTGTTAATATCGCTGCCCGTCGTCCTGAACGTTTAAACTCTTGGGATGAGCAATTATTGATCGACGAAGCGCGCTTGAATGCGACCGGAAATCCAGAGTTCACGGAAGAGCAACGCGAATGGTTAATGAATCCGAACTTTTCTTACAGACCTAACCCAACACAGGATCGCTGGGAATATTTCGGCAACAATAACTGGATTAAGGAGGGGATGAATAAGTATAGCGACATGCATAATCACAACCTTTCCCTAAGCGGCGGTGGAGAAAAGGTAACATATAATGTTTCCGGAGGATATTACAATCGTAGCGGTGTTCTCCGCTATGGTCCAGACGATAACTCACGTTACACCCTTCGAACGAACCTATCTGCGGAAGTAAATAAATATGTACAGTTAAATATCGCAGCCAATTACGTAGGATCTGAGGTGAATCAGAATGCTTACGGAACGCAGCAGATTATCAACAGAATGTACAGAAGTAGAACACGCCAGAGCCTTTATGTTCCAGCAGAAGATATCACAGGGCAGCCGTTCAATGGTGACTTGCAGATCAACCCGATAGACATCCAGCAAAACGGTGGTCTCTACAGACGTCTTTATGAATCTTTTACAGGTAGAGCCAATTTAAAGATCAAGAATATTGTAGAGGGGTTGACGATCGATATCACAGGTTCTAGAAATCAAGATTACTATAATATG
The DNA window shown above is from Sphingobacterium hotanense and carries:
- a CDS encoding alginate lyase family protein, translated to MLRKTYLSFILFIGLSIIGNLQAQTSQRLINDWEFLRSDLGGIWEGIRPVPAGAPESVPIWSKVQLPHTYNASDAVDPHENYYQGPAWYRTNLSINNPYSDGRVILHFEGAGQKSNVYVYDQLVTEHVGGYDEWYADITDAVAKFRASEDAKRFNGKVPVLIRTDNSRDLEMIPSDLSDFTLFGGLYRYVNLVYAPKLSVQHIFSEINLQPNLKGAKVTLKGRFWNPEGIKEASLQTKIFDPKGKEIINKKQTVSISNDGNFNLEPLAVSNPSLWSPNQPNLYRVEISAIVGKDTAILKEHIGFRSFEFVASGPFHLNGERLLLRGTHRHEDHAGVGQAMTEEQIWQEMRMMKDMGVNFIRLGHYQQSRIVLEACDQLGILVWEEIPWCRGGLGGPVYQEQARRMLTNMIEQHYNHPSIIIWGLGNENDWPGDFNEFDQQKIRTFMTELHQLSHKLDDSRKTAIRRCDFCRDIVDVYSPSIWAGWYRGVYTDYKTASRTEFERVSHFLHVEWGGDSHARRHSETPDEGLSEVMRSTSADERAGDASLFGGPARVSKDGDWSESYIVNLIDWHLKEQETMPWLTGTAYWPFKDFTTPVRPENPVPYMNQKGVVERNLNKKESYYVFQSYWTEEPMVRIYGHSWPTRWGDEGQERMVKVYSNAEEVELFHNGISLGKKKRDSQDFPAAGLRWMVKFEKGKNELKAIARKGKVVISDELVQDYQTEKWGKPASISLNAIETKGDTVLLEAKFLDAKGVPVLDSRDYLEFASAGDGYLIVNQGTSDGSSRLQAYNGRALIRFVRTGKHAVVSVKGDYIKSTLINITGEDRDLTTTVVNKLRPEVLAAADKALEEPIRTITSATSERSLGTKNDFYSEGDYWWPNPEDNDGPYIRKDGMSNPDNFVAHRELVMRYGDIISDLVSGWLLTKDDRYAKRAMEHAKAWFVDKNTRMNPSMNYAQAIKGVASGRGIGLIDGIHFVEVARSLEHLKTAGKLNEKDGKAIEEWFASYLNWMNTHPYGLDEKATKNNHASCWLLQAAAFARYTNNQAMLDSCVQRYQQVILPNQMASNGSFPLEIERTKPYGYSLFNLDIFAGITRILQKHNSQAAEITVDGKNLEKGIDFMFPYVVDKTKWPYEKDVMYWDNWPIAHPFLLFGALDFQREDLLNTWLKLPLDYSELEVRRNSPMRHPLIWIL
- a CDS encoding DUF808 domain-containing protein, whose protein sequence is MASGIFAVLDDIAALMDDVAVASKLATRKTAGILGDDLAVNAEKATGFLATREIPVLWAITKGSFINKLIIVPIALILNAIFPIAIKYILILGGFYLAYEGVEKIVHYLFHRKKEGHEVIQKNVEQGEIAENAKIKSAITTDFILSVEIVIIALGTVLDQSLTIQILTVSVVAIIATIGVYGIVALIVRMDDMGYSLIKRSNDKGFAAKFGHALVKLLPLVIKSLGVIGTIALLMVSGDIFVHNIDYLHHMLPSLPGIVKSIAAAIVGGLIALGLVTVGKALFGKKEKAHA